Below is a window of Virgibacillus sp. NKC19-3 DNA.
CAGATGCAACTGCGACAACGATTGGTTCGATGTTTGGCACGAGTCCTTCAACCGCATTTGTCGAATCTACGTCAGGTGTAGCAGCAGGTGGGAGAACAGGAATGACATCTGTCGTGGTGGCAGTACTATTTGCATTGTCCGTCTTCTTTACACCAATCATTCAGATTGTTGCAAACATTCCTGCGATAACATCACCAGTATTAATTATTGTCGGATGTTTCATGATGGAGGGGCTATCTAAAATTGACTGGAAAGCATTTGATGAAGCATTTCCAGCCTTTGCTGTTATTCTTACCATGCCATTCACATCAAGTATTGCTACTGGTATAGCTTTTGGATTTATCACGTATCCCATTTTAAAGATTGTAGGTGGAAAAGGAAAAGAAGTACATTGGATACTGTATTTGTTTGGCGTGGTTTTTGTATTGCAAATGATTTTCTTTCCTATGCATTAATAGATGGGTTTTAAATATAATATGTTGGGAACAACGTACTACAATATGACAAAAAATGCAGAAAAAATAATCTCTTGCATGACGTCTGACGACTTGGTACAATAACGTTGAGTAATATGTGAAAGCATTTACAATTAGAGATAGGGGAGGATTATAGTGGGGATCATTTTAGGGTTACTAGCAATTGTTGTCGTGATTGGAATCGCATTTTTGATGTCAAATGATAAGAAAAACATCAACTACAAAGCAGTTGGAATTATGTTGGTAATGCAATTGTTGATAACTTGGTTTATGTTTTCAACACAAATTGGACAAGCAATTATAAATGGTATAGCAGCAGGATTTAATAAATTAATTGAATTTGGAACAGAAGGAATAAATTTTGTAGTAGGTGGATTTGAGCTTCAAGAAGGGGGCGTTTTCTTTTTTAACGTCCTATTACTGATTATCTTTTTCGCAACCCTACTTCAAGTTCTGACCTATTTAAAAATACTTCCTTTGATTATTAAATATATTGGGGGAATTATTTCAAAACTTACGGGTCTTCCAAGAATTGAATCGTTTAATGGTGTTAACAGTATCTTTTTTGGGCAGTCTGAAGCTTTAATAGCCATTCGATCACAGTTTAATCATTTAACACATAATCGCCTGTACATTGTCAGTGCTTCTGCCATGAGTTCTGTATCAGCATCTATTGTAGGTTCTTTTCTGTTGATGCTACCGGCGGAATATATTCTACTGGCATTACCATTAAACATGTTCAGTGCATTGATGGTCGCATCTGTTATTGCACCTGTCACAGTGCCATCGGAAGAAGACTATGTGGATGTAAAAAATGTCTCAACGGATAAAAGTGTTTTTGAAGCAATGGGTAATGGCGCGCTTGAGGGTGGTAAAATTGCATTGATCGTTGCTGCGATGCTCATTGCATTTATCGCTTCTCTGGAATTGGT
It encodes the following:
- a CDS encoding NupC/NupG family nucleoside CNT transporter: MGIILGLLAIVVVIGIAFLMSNDKKNINYKAVGIMLVMQLLITWFMFSTQIGQAIINGIAAGFNKLIEFGTEGINFVVGGFELQEGGVFFFNVLLLIIFFATLLQVLTYLKILPLIIKYIGGIISKLTGLPRIESFNGVNSIFFGQSEALIAIRSQFNHLTHNRLYIVSASAMSSVSASIVGSFLLMLPAEYILLALPLNMFSALMVASVIAPVTVPSEEDYVDVKNVSTDKSVFEAMGNGALEGGKIALIVAAMLIAFIASLELVNWLIQLVFAGVTLQQILGYIIAPLGLLMGISPSEVLEAGSIMGTKIVTNEFVAMTEFQPMVDALSEKTVGIVTVFLTSFANFSSIGIIAGTVKGIDSEKAATVSGFGMKLLIGSILASILSATVAGLFL